The following is a genomic window from Episyrphus balteatus chromosome 1, idEpiBalt1.1, whole genome shotgun sequence.
TTATTTAAGCAAAAACCTAAATAAGTAGCTGCCATCATTCCCACATTGATCATCAATAAAAGTATCACAAGAGTTTCGTTCTCCTTGCCCAAATACCCTAAGCATATAAGTCCGACTGCTGGAATCCAGTTTCCGATAGTGTTGAAGAATCTACGACTTACCGACATACTCATACATTGCTTCTTTCTAAGAACTTCCGAAATTATCAAAAAGAAATAGCTCAGCGCCAGCATTACCCAAAATGGCAATGAcgaaaataatgcatttttctTAATGTCCATTTGAAGGACGCCTTTAATATACGTCGGAATTTGAGTTAAAAGTATGTTATAAGCCCAATTGTTAGCACAATGAACAACTACTACGCATAAGAATGGCACTGATGTCATAATGTCTAACCAAGGGGTTGGCAAAGCTCGATTTGATTcttcatttttatcttttggtGATTCTGCACTTGGAACAGATAGCGTTTCAATGtacattttttcttcttctgagATAAATTGACTTTCTGATGGTGAACTTGCTCCAAAAACATAGAATAATAAGCCCCAAAGGCAACCCATACCTCCAGATACATAGAATAGTCCAGGCCATCCCATAAACGATGCTGTTATCTCGCCACTCACACACAACATTAGAGCAGTTCCCAACTGTGAACCAGAATAACTAATAGTTCCCATCAAACCGAGTTCTTTGACTGGTGACCATTTGGAAAGGAGATTACTCGATGATGGTTGAAGTGATCCTTGACAAATTCCTTGGATGTAACGCAATGCACAGACTAACTGCCATCCACCGAAATCGGCACAAATTGGTGTTAAAATAGCGAGTAATGAGCAAGAGAAGAGTCCCCAGAAAAAGACTTTATGACCACCATATTTATGAGCCAATTGTCCGGAAGGAACTTGCGTTATGACATAGCCAAAGAAGAAGCTGCTAAGAATAACCGATCTAGTTTGTTCATCCCATGAGTAAATCTGGAAGAGAAGAAAAGTTagtcatttgtttaaaaaaaattattatcttacTTTGAAAAGATTAAGAGAAAATTAGTTAgtacaaatattgaaaaaataatctttGAATCCCTGATCCTGTATACTAATTGGTAAAGACTGCCAAAATTTACTAAGTTAATCAAAAATCattaatgttttaaattaagaaaataaaagaagaattttaaatattttttttttcctttttattgaTCGTAAATCATAAGTTATGCATGATGGGTCTTTAAGATAGTCCTCaagaaaattatacaaaattgcaATCTTGCacatttaattatattaaataataataaatttattctaaTCTCAATTTTTAACCTTGAAACTCTCAACcgtgttaataaaaaaatatcttttctcAGAACGGCTTATGGTATGAGTGTATAATTTTAACGCATTTAACTAATCTAGGAATTTAAATATTCTGTTGTTTATATTTATCTACCCAAAATACCTTTGTTTGAAATTCATTAcatttattaatatttcttaAACAATTTATAGATAACAGAAATTGTTAATtccttttgcttttttttttttgaattaaacaataaatataatttctttaagattttttaGATAAATTATATACTTAAATCATCGGTgcggggaactaagtccacgggaactaagtccactgaggtAGTTAGTTCCCACTCAGTGAGAATGAAACCTACTTTAGTAAAGTGGAGTAAGTTCCCATGCTACTTAATTCCCATTTCACCAAGAAGAAgttaaataagaagaaaaagagttgcgagtttttaatttgactttttacaGAATCTTGAAAATCAGCAGTTCATTTCGATATCCAGTTTTTAAGAAACTGAAAAgagcccgacaaacaattttggttctataaagctttacagatgcaattgttgcttctgtaaagcattatagaagcaa
Proteins encoded in this region:
- the LOC129905165 gene encoding putative inorganic phosphate cotransporter encodes the protein MNEIRRFDDKKKSIGLGIGIRHLQCFLIFFGQAVAHSLRVNLSVGIVAMTDKSGDSEYGIYSWDEQTRSVILSSFFFGYVITQVPSGQLAHKYGGHKVFFWGLFSCSLLAILTPICADFGGWQLVCALRYIQGICQGSLQPSSSNLLSKWSPVKELGLMGTISYSGSQLGTALMLCVSGEITASFMGWPGLFYVSGGMGCLWGLLFYVFGASSPSESQFISEEEKMYIETLSVPSAESPKDKNEESNRALPTPWLDIMTSVPFLCVVVVHCANNWAYNILLTQIPTYIKGVLQMDIKKNALFSSLPFWVMLALSYFFLIISEVLRKKQCMSMSVSRRFFNTIGNWIPAVGLICLGYLGKENETLVILLLMINVGMMAATYLGFCLNNIDLSPNFAGTLMGISNCIGHTTSIMAPLSVGFIVTDEKNPEQWRIVFFIAAAFLFIGNLLFIVFGKFEPQYWNEPMPVSVKTSRKNSQHSVYKETKHN